One genomic segment of Mesoterricola silvestris includes these proteins:
- a CDS encoding FMN-binding protein produces the protein MRRMLFLAALPLAAALPSPQEALALAFPGAALTRRENPVAFEARSGGRLVGVAFLDTHRVRTQTETAMVAIGADGRILRVEVVAFSEPPEYMARGAWLRQFDGRRGDLVLGRTIKPLAGATLTAAALTDAGKRALAQFQALYGGAK, from the coding sequence ATGCGCCGGATGCTTTTCCTCGCAGCCCTGCCCCTGGCGGCCGCCCTGCCCTCCCCCCAGGAGGCCCTGGCCCTGGCCTTTCCCGGGGCCGCCCTGACCCGCCGGGAGAACCCCGTGGCCTTCGAGGCCCGCAGCGGAGGCCGCCTGGTGGGGGTGGCCTTCCTGGATACCCACCGGGTGCGCACCCAGACGGAAACCGCCATGGTGGCCATCGGCGCGGACGGGCGCATCCTCCGGGTGGAGGTGGTGGCCTTTTCGGAACCGCCGGAGTACATGGCCCGGGGGGCCTGGCTGCGCCAGTTCGACGGCCGGCGCGGGGACCTGGTCCTGGGCCGGACCATCAAGCCCCTGGCCGGCGCCACCCTCACCGCCGCCGCCCTCACGGACGCCGGGAAGCGCGCCCTGGCCCAGTTCCAGGCCCTCTACGGAGGGGCGAAATGA
- the udk gene encoding uridine kinase, whose amino-acid sequence MTNKTLLFGIVGGSGSGKTSIANALLRRMGEEGVNALLLDMDAYYAPLEVVKARFHGRPINWDHPHAFDLELMASHLKALAQGQPIRKPIYDFKTSDRLGWEEPLNPGQVVVLEGLLLFALPELRDQMDVKIFVDTDADIRILRRIQRDTAERGRSIESVIDQYLNSVRPMHLEFVEPSKRWADLIVPVGVENTTALDMLLHHVLGRLGEQG is encoded by the coding sequence ATGACCAACAAGACCCTTCTCTTCGGCATCGTGGGCGGCTCGGGCAGCGGCAAGACGTCCATCGCCAACGCCCTGCTGCGCCGCATGGGCGAGGAGGGGGTGAACGCCCTCCTGCTGGACATGGACGCCTACTACGCGCCCCTGGAGGTGGTGAAGGCCCGGTTCCACGGCCGTCCCATCAACTGGGACCATCCCCACGCCTTCGACCTGGAGCTCATGGCCTCCCACCTCAAGGCCCTCGCCCAGGGCCAGCCCATCCGCAAGCCCATCTACGACTTCAAGACCTCCGACCGCCTGGGCTGGGAGGAACCCCTCAACCCCGGTCAGGTGGTGGTGCTGGAGGGCCTGCTGCTCTTCGCGCTGCCCGAGCTGCGGGACCAGATGGACGTGAAGATCTTCGTGGACACCGACGCCGATATCCGGATCCTGCGCCGCATCCAGCGGGACACCGCCGAGCGGGGCCGGTCCATCGAAAGCGTCATCGACCAGTACCTGAACTCCGTGCGGCCCATGCACCTGGAATTCGTGGAACCCAGCAAGCGCTGGGCGGACCTAATCGTTCCCGTGGGCGTCGAGAACACCACCGCCCTGGACATGCTCCTGCACCACGTGCTGGGCCGGCTGGGGGAGCAGGGCTAG
- a CDS encoding Kelch repeat-containing protein: MVLGTALSLALVLAPGAVKPRTPKPSRTAAPKPDPSVPAPGSFAERVDPATGRGRAVGPFLEPRTDFQATSMPDGRVLITGGSLKGPTSEWFDPATNRFTLGPALTRVRQGHRALALKDGRVLVLGGTEAPAPAEVLDPGGTAFRALPDAAFSLSADAVELEDRVLLVDGASGSVYTWDGRKGPSSKGVLARPRVFFRLVRLKDGRVAITGGWASEQKVRGRRTPSGPSLPVEVFNPRWSTLSTWSQVPQPRARHQAALLADGRVCLWAGVGADPDVPVADMEILDPAKETVTRGPALDLQGLGSPAWAGGFYLPERGRRLLVCADPLALPGAAPGPRLANGYLGPVLVPLRDGGVLVLGAPAFGDPLDRWDPRSRQTAVVGTLREGTASLGLLPDGRVLALGDVVDLVDPRTGSLSPLGWREDLKPLLATLRPVPSAPEVKDRPGAAVVPLDRARALVIGGGSPDAPSGTVEFLDLKKKTLTPAGSMKIRRPRPAGLKLNDGSVLVWGTGKE, translated from the coding sequence ATGGTCCTCGGAACCGCCCTCAGCCTGGCGCTGGTCCTGGCACCCGGAGCCGTGAAGCCCCGGACCCCGAAGCCGTCCCGCACCGCCGCCCCGAAACCCGATCCCTCCGTGCCGGCCCCCGGCAGCTTCGCCGAGCGGGTGGACCCCGCCACGGGGCGGGGCCGCGCCGTGGGCCCCTTCCTGGAACCCCGCACGGATTTCCAGGCCACCTCCATGCCCGACGGCCGGGTGCTCATCACCGGCGGCTCCCTCAAGGGCCCCACGTCCGAGTGGTTCGACCCCGCCACCAACCGCTTCACCCTGGGCCCCGCCCTGACGCGGGTCCGCCAGGGCCACCGCGCCCTGGCCCTGAAGGACGGCCGCGTGCTGGTGCTGGGCGGCACGGAGGCCCCGGCCCCCGCCGAGGTGCTGGACCCGGGGGGCACGGCCTTCCGGGCCCTGCCCGATGCCGCCTTCTCCCTTTCCGCGGACGCGGTGGAGTTGGAGGACCGGGTGCTCCTGGTGGACGGCGCCTCCGGATCCGTCTACACCTGGGACGGACGCAAGGGCCCTTCCTCCAAGGGCGTCCTGGCCCGGCCGCGGGTCTTCTTCCGCCTGGTGCGCCTGAAGGACGGGAGGGTGGCCATCACCGGCGGCTGGGCCTCCGAGCAGAAGGTCCGTGGCCGGCGGACCCCCTCCGGCCCCAGCCTGCCGGTGGAGGTGTTCAACCCCCGCTGGTCCACCCTGTCCACCTGGTCCCAGGTTCCCCAGCCCCGGGCCCGGCACCAGGCGGCGCTGCTGGCCGATGGCCGCGTCTGCCTGTGGGCGGGGGTGGGCGCGGATCCGGACGTGCCCGTGGCGGACATGGAGATCCTGGACCCGGCCAAGGAGACCGTCACCCGGGGTCCCGCCCTGGACCTCCAGGGCCTGGGCAGCCCCGCCTGGGCGGGCGGCTTTTACCTGCCCGAACGGGGCCGGCGCCTCCTGGTGTGCGCCGATCCCCTGGCCCTGCCCGGGGCCGCCCCCGGCCCGCGCCTGGCCAACGGCTACCTGGGCCCCGTGCTGGTGCCCCTCCGGGACGGCGGCGTCCTGGTGCTGGGCGCCCCCGCCTTCGGTGATCCCCTGGACCGGTGGGACCCCCGCTCCCGCCAGACCGCCGTGGTGGGCACCCTGCGGGAGGGCACCGCGAGCCTGGGCCTCCTGCCCGACGGCCGCGTCCTGGCCCTGGGGGACGTGGTGGATCTGGTGGATCCCCGCACCGGGAGCCTTTCGCCCCTGGGCTGGCGGGAGGACCTGAAACCCCTCCTGGCGACCCTGCGGCCCGTACCCTCCGCCCCGGAGGTGAAGGATCGCCCCGGCGCGGCCGTGGTGCCCCTGGACAGGGCCCGGGCCCTGGTGATCGGCGGCGGTTCCCCGGACGCCCCCTCGGGCACCGTGGAATTCCTGGATCTCAAGAAGAAGACCCTCACCCCCGCAGGATCCATGAAGATCCGGCGCCCCCGGCCGGCGGGGTTGAAGCTCAATGACGGTTCCGTCCTGGTGTGGGGGACGGGCAAGGAGTGA
- a CDS encoding CofH family radical SAM protein — translation MESPSASTSSILQAVMAGRRIDEAEALRLFEDASLPDLSAAASAVRRRLNDPARVSYVVDRNVNYTDICNVYCTFCAFYHKPGSKEGYLLTPEQLRRKAEETKAVGGTGFLLQGGVNPDLPWSYYLELCSYLRSLGIWVHGFSPVEIQMMAKLSGQTLEKTILDLRDAGLGSIPGGGAEVLVERVRKRIAPLKGGPEKWLEVMEAAHSVGMKTTGTMMFGITETLAERVEHFRVLREQQDRALARGNGGGHTAFAAWPFQSGHTVWEGKVPRPTDAEYLRTIAVARIYMDNIPHMQSSWVTMGRKTGQMALHYGCDDMGSLMLEENVVSAAGTCYSVNRDEMERMIRGAGYEPWQRDNIYNPVA, via the coding sequence ATGGAATCCCCGTCAGCGAGCACCTCGTCCATCCTCCAGGCGGTGATGGCGGGCCGGCGCATCGACGAAGCGGAGGCCCTGCGCCTCTTCGAGGACGCCAGCCTCCCGGATCTCTCCGCGGCCGCCTCCGCCGTGCGCCGGCGCCTGAACGACCCCGCCCGGGTCAGCTACGTGGTGGACCGCAACGTCAACTACACGGACATCTGCAACGTCTACTGCACCTTCTGCGCCTTCTACCACAAGCCCGGCAGCAAGGAAGGCTACCTCCTCACCCCCGAGCAGCTGCGCCGGAAGGCCGAGGAGACCAAGGCCGTGGGCGGCACCGGCTTCCTCCTGCAGGGGGGCGTGAACCCCGACCTGCCCTGGAGCTACTACCTGGAACTGTGCTCGTACCTGCGGTCCCTGGGCATCTGGGTGCACGGGTTCTCCCCGGTGGAGATCCAGATGATGGCCAAGCTCAGCGGCCAGACCCTGGAGAAGACGATCCTGGATCTGCGGGACGCGGGCCTGGGCAGCATCCCCGGCGGCGGGGCCGAGGTCCTGGTGGAGCGGGTGCGCAAGCGCATCGCCCCCCTCAAGGGCGGTCCGGAGAAATGGCTGGAAGTCATGGAAGCCGCCCATTCCGTGGGCATGAAGACCACCGGGACGATGATGTTCGGCATCACCGAGACCCTGGCCGAACGGGTGGAGCATTTCCGGGTGCTGCGCGAGCAGCAGGACCGGGCCCTGGCCCGGGGCAACGGCGGGGGCCACACGGCCTTCGCGGCCTGGCCCTTCCAGAGCGGCCACACCGTCTGGGAGGGCAAGGTGCCCCGTCCCACCGACGCGGAGTACCTGCGCACCATCGCCGTCGCCCGCATCTACATGGACAACATCCCCCACATGCAGAGCTCCTGGGTCACCATGGGCCGCAAGACGGGCCAGATGGCCCTCCACTACGGCTGCGACGACATGGGCAGCCTGATGCTGGAGGAGAACGTGGTGAGCGCCGCCGGCACCTGCTATTCCGTGAACCGGGACGAGATGGAACGCATGATCCGCGGCGCCGGCTACGAACCCTGGCAGCGGGACAACATCTACAACCCCGTGGCCTGA
- a CDS encoding AraC family transcriptional regulator, with product MPRTALSIFPLTEVRNLRFQCSEPALHSHPFHQIFVLTRGGGTQTMHGETVTFKAPWVLVIPRGQAHLYLPSAESEGWSIGFTDEYLPPGSTLLASNAFPAGGVALATPDIAERLCGLARILHEGEGEASGSCPTVQFHVLAAFLQLLHHACQSQKPADRSLPLADHLLFQRFTRLLDEAYRSRWEVGRFARELRCSQRKLATICQLTLGKSPHAALEERRMIEARRMLTQGAESVQQIALDLGFEDPSYFAKAFRRVVGETPTDYRNQRMGLNPEWAGNYPPAPRKCQGSGGHPAGRGAGARKASADAVFAEN from the coding sequence ATGCCCCGCACCGCCCTGTCCATCTTCCCCCTCACCGAGGTCCGCAACCTGCGCTTCCAGTGCAGCGAGCCGGCCCTGCATTCGCACCCCTTCCACCAGATCTTCGTGCTCACCCGGGGCGGGGGAACCCAGACCATGCACGGGGAGACGGTGACCTTCAAGGCCCCGTGGGTCCTGGTGATCCCCCGGGGGCAGGCGCACCTGTACCTGCCCTCGGCGGAATCGGAGGGCTGGTCCATCGGCTTCACGGACGAATACCTGCCCCCCGGCAGCACCCTCCTGGCCTCCAACGCCTTCCCCGCCGGGGGTGTGGCCCTGGCGACCCCGGACATCGCGGAGCGCCTTTGCGGGCTGGCCCGCATCCTCCATGAAGGGGAGGGGGAAGCCAGCGGCAGCTGCCCCACGGTGCAGTTCCATGTGCTGGCGGCCTTCCTGCAGTTGCTCCACCACGCCTGCCAATCGCAGAAGCCGGCGGACCGAAGCCTGCCCCTGGCGGATCACCTCCTTTTCCAGCGCTTCACCCGGCTGCTGGACGAAGCCTACCGGTCCCGGTGGGAGGTGGGGCGCTTCGCCCGGGAGCTGCGCTGCTCCCAACGCAAGCTGGCCACCATCTGCCAGCTCACCCTGGGCAAATCCCCCCACGCCGCCCTGGAGGAGCGCCGGATGATCGAGGCCCGGCGGATGCTCACCCAGGGGGCCGAGTCCGTGCAGCAGATCGCCCTGGACCTGGGCTTCGAGGACCCCTCCTACTTCGCCAAGGCCTTCCGCCGGGTGGTGGGCGAGACCCCCACGGACTACCGCAATCAGCGCATGGGGTTGAACCCGGAATGGGCGGGAAACTACCCGCCGGCGCCCAGAAAGTGCCAGGGCTCCGGGGGCCATCCCGCGGGCCGGGGCGCCGGGGCCAGGAAAGCCAGCGCTGACGCGGTTTTCGCGGAAAATTAA
- a CDS encoding porin → MISRRTLSIAAGLLAVAAAAQAQEKPNFSIYGTLIAFADGVQASDASNRATDGNSLVTVSPTATNVPSKLRITCSTSNIGFKGDYRIKGDDLKLIWQVESSVSVDGDQPSVLAGRNSAIGLSGASWGTAIIGNWDTPYKFPTLFTGTLRGLFPFDNSLTGNPGFNVPGTVTNSGRAGTKNDASFSRRQGNSVQYWTPDMKGFSARVAYSVNESKPTSDAATQAQFSPTVISALLSYRTGGLTIHYGYERHNDYFGLSQLTANATLPSLTNASSKDEGQELLVFYAIPSTGTRFTAVAEQLTYHNDETVVGKVSEYKRTTWGLSAQQSFGQHKIWGLYGSADKGSAKLVGGASANVEGLGATQVTLGYNYAITRTADVFATYYTVVNKAAATYGAFPVLAGINPGADTRAFGVGVLYTF, encoded by the coding sequence ATGATTTCAAGGCGCACCCTTTCCATCGCCGCGGGTCTGCTCGCAGTGGCCGCCGCAGCCCAGGCCCAGGAAAAACCCAACTTCTCCATCTACGGCACCCTCATCGCCTTCGCGGACGGCGTGCAGGCCTCGGACGCCAGCAACCGCGCCACGGACGGCAACTCCCTGGTGACCGTCTCCCCCACCGCCACCAACGTCCCCTCCAAGCTGCGCATCACCTGCAGCACGTCCAACATCGGCTTCAAGGGCGATTACCGCATCAAGGGCGACGACCTCAAGCTCATCTGGCAGGTGGAGAGCTCCGTGAGCGTGGACGGTGACCAGCCCAGCGTCCTGGCCGGCCGCAACAGCGCCATCGGCCTCTCCGGCGCCTCCTGGGGCACCGCCATCATCGGGAACTGGGACACCCCCTACAAGTTCCCCACCCTCTTCACGGGCACCCTGCGCGGGCTCTTCCCCTTCGACAACAGCCTCACCGGCAACCCTGGCTTCAACGTGCCCGGCACCGTCACCAACTCCGGCCGGGCCGGCACGAAGAACGACGCCTCCTTCAGCCGCCGCCAGGGCAACAGCGTCCAGTACTGGACCCCCGATATGAAGGGCTTCAGCGCCCGGGTGGCCTATTCGGTGAACGAATCCAAGCCCACCTCCGACGCCGCCACCCAGGCCCAGTTCTCCCCCACCGTCATTTCCGCCCTGCTCAGCTACCGCACCGGCGGCCTCACGATCCACTACGGCTACGAGCGCCACAACGACTACTTCGGCCTGAGCCAGCTCACCGCCAACGCCACCCTTCCCAGCCTCACCAACGCCTCCTCCAAGGACGAGGGCCAGGAACTGCTGGTCTTCTACGCCATCCCCTCCACCGGCACCCGCTTCACCGCCGTCGCCGAGCAGCTCACCTACCACAACGATGAGACCGTGGTGGGCAAGGTCAGCGAGTACAAGCGCACCACCTGGGGCCTCTCCGCCCAGCAGAGCTTCGGCCAGCACAAGATCTGGGGCCTGTACGGCTCGGCCGACAAGGGCAGCGCCAAGCTCGTGGGCGGCGCGTCCGCCAACGTCGAGGGCCTGGGCGCCACCCAGGTGACCCTGGGCTACAACTACGCCATCACCCGCACCGCCGATGTCTTCGCCACCTACTACACCGTCGTGAACAAGGCCGCCGCGACGTACGGCGCCTTCCCCGTCCTCGCCGGCATCAACCCCGGCGCGGACACCCGGGCCTTTGGCGTGGGCGTGCTCTACACCTTCTAA
- a CDS encoding flavocytochrome c codes for MSDEKSNLSRRGFLGAGGAIMGGLALTQLPLDGAAPKGGTVVDSTMPRKWDETFDVVIVGSGFAGLAAAYEAKKAGASVVVLEKMPTAGGNSIINGGIVSAAGSPLQARMGIKDSPELMAKDMMVAGLGLNHPDLVKLISEKSTETVLWTISELGVKYLDNELVQEGGHTVKRSYKTYNSSGSAIVLPQLAKLKALGVEPRLETFVTRIYRDKDGRVKGLQIREGYEFPKADSGKLKTIRARKGVVLAHGGFGQDVAYRMIQDPKLTAKVESTNQPGATAEMWREASRIGCNIIQGDWIQVGPWASPDEKGFGLAPHFAQEAASMYGIWLDATTGKRFIDELANRKIRADAIMMLMNQGHKCIAFADAKAVSRLTPGVLDKLQKSGVVKAYNTLEAVADAYGMPRAAFLETVAKYNTNIRNSDPKNPKDDIKVSTRLPEGTVPLETAPFYVSRLLPKVHHCMGGIYTNTAAQAMDVSTDKPIEGLYAAGEATGGVHGAVRLGSCAVIDCLVMGRAAGSNAAKAKAWG; via the coding sequence ATGAGTGACGAGAAGAGCAATCTTTCGAGGCGGGGCTTCCTGGGCGCCGGCGGCGCCATCATGGGCGGCCTGGCCCTGACCCAGCTGCCCCTGGACGGGGCGGCCCCCAAGGGCGGGACCGTGGTGGATTCCACCATGCCCCGCAAGTGGGACGAGACCTTCGACGTGGTGATCGTGGGCAGCGGCTTCGCCGGTCTGGCCGCGGCCTACGAGGCCAAGAAGGCGGGGGCCTCCGTGGTGGTGCTGGAGAAGATGCCCACCGCCGGCGGCAACTCCATCATCAACGGCGGCATCGTCTCCGCCGCGGGCAGCCCCCTGCAGGCCCGCATGGGCATCAAGGACAGCCCCGAGCTCATGGCCAAGGACATGATGGTGGCCGGCCTGGGCCTCAACCACCCCGACCTGGTCAAGCTCATCTCCGAGAAGTCCACGGAGACCGTGCTGTGGACCATCAGCGAACTGGGCGTGAAGTACCTGGACAACGAACTGGTTCAGGAAGGCGGCCACACCGTCAAGCGGAGCTACAAGACCTACAACTCCAGCGGCTCGGCCATCGTGCTGCCCCAGCTGGCCAAGCTCAAGGCCCTGGGCGTGGAGCCCCGCCTGGAAACCTTCGTCACCCGGATCTACCGGGACAAGGACGGCCGGGTCAAGGGCCTGCAGATCCGCGAAGGCTACGAGTTCCCCAAGGCCGACAGCGGCAAGCTCAAGACCATCCGCGCCCGCAAGGGCGTGGTGCTGGCCCACGGCGGCTTCGGGCAGGACGTGGCCTACCGCATGATCCAGGACCCCAAGCTCACCGCCAAGGTGGAGAGCACCAACCAGCCCGGCGCCACCGCCGAGATGTGGCGCGAGGCCTCCCGCATCGGCTGCAACATCATCCAGGGCGACTGGATCCAGGTGGGCCCCTGGGCGAGCCCCGACGAGAAGGGCTTCGGCCTGGCCCCCCACTTCGCCCAGGAAGCCGCGTCGATGTACGGCATCTGGCTGGACGCCACCACCGGCAAGCGCTTCATCGACGAGCTGGCCAACCGCAAGATCCGCGCCGACGCCATCATGATGCTCATGAACCAGGGCCACAAGTGCATCGCCTTCGCCGACGCCAAGGCCGTCTCCCGCCTCACCCCCGGCGTCCTGGACAAGCTGCAGAAGAGCGGCGTGGTCAAGGCCTACAACACCCTGGAAGCCGTGGCGGACGCCTACGGCATGCCCCGGGCCGCCTTCCTGGAGACCGTGGCGAAGTACAACACGAACATCCGCAATAGCGATCCCAAGAACCCCAAGGACGATATCAAGGTCAGCACCCGGCTCCCCGAGGGCACGGTGCCCCTGGAGACCGCCCCCTTCTACGTCTCCCGGCTCCTCCCCAAGGTGCACCACTGCATGGGCGGCATCTACACCAACACCGCCGCCCAGGCCATGGACGTGTCCACGGACAAGCCCATCGAAGGCCTCTACGCGGCCGGTGAAGCCACGGGCGGCGTCCACGGCGCGGTGCGCCTGGGCAGCTGCGCGGTCATCGACTGCCTGGTGATGGGCCGGGCCGCCGGTTCCAACGCCGCCAAGGCGAAGGCCTGGGGCTAG
- a CDS encoding cytochrome c3 family protein — translation MKAVALLLSLGMLLPLAAAPKRQPRVPATQCATCHGTEKVLPAGHVDIRKGKPACGECHTGDTTLRGKLPLVHRHALAGVSCEDCHGKGKPSAKAQPAACVRCHEMEALVAKTAQAKDHNPHADQHGYAANCNLCHHQHKPSKNYCITCHSFNWPVP, via the coding sequence ATGAAGGCCGTCGCCCTCCTGCTTTCCCTGGGGATGCTCCTGCCCCTGGCTGCCGCTCCCAAGCGGCAGCCCAGGGTGCCGGCCACCCAGTGCGCCACCTGCCATGGGACCGAAAAGGTGCTCCCCGCCGGCCACGTGGATATCCGGAAGGGCAAGCCCGCCTGCGGCGAATGCCACACGGGCGACACGACCCTGCGGGGCAAGCTCCCCCTCGTCCACCGCCACGCCCTGGCGGGCGTGAGCTGCGAGGACTGCCACGGCAAGGGCAAGCCCTCCGCCAAGGCCCAGCCCGCCGCCTGCGTGCGCTGCCATGAAATGGAAGCCCTGGTCGCCAAGACCGCCCAGGCCAAGGACCACAATCCCCACGCCGACCAGCACGGCTACGCGGCGAACTGCAATCTCTGCCACCACCAGCACAAGCCGTCCAAGAACTACTGCATCACCTGCCATTCCTTCAACTGGCCCGTGCCCTGA
- a CDS encoding Sec-independent protein translocase subunit TatA/TatB yields MGNLGITEILLIGVCLLIFFGPSKLPELGKSLGKGIQEFKKASKELTSTVTDEKA; encoded by the coding sequence ATGGGCAACCTTGGCATCACTGAAATCCTTCTGATCGGCGTCTGCCTGCTGATCTTCTTCGGGCCGTCCAAGCTGCCTGAACTGGGCAAGTCCCTGGGCAAGGGCATCCAGGAATTCAAGAAGGCCAGCAAGGAACTCACCAGCACCGTCACCGACGAGAAGGCCTAG
- the tatC gene encoding twin-arginine translocase subunit TatC, producing MDAATVIPTDARMSFMEHLQELRVRLVRSALTVAGAFALTYAFRLRLWTWAQWPFLQAMGRQLKQDPARLQPWAFTDLTEPFFSLMRLSVWVAAFLAAPVIFLQVWGFIKPALGPRERRLFIPFILGTSGMFLLGLAFAYTQAFRFLGDILFQEAAGAGLRANLHIDSYLDLFLSTLVITGLMFELPVLTFFLARFRIVTAGMMLKYWRHATLAIVIASAFFTPGDVVLTTVFFSLVLLGLYFVSVLVAWAAGPRRARG from the coding sequence ATGGACGCCGCCACCGTGATCCCCACCGATGCCCGCATGTCGTTCATGGAGCACCTGCAGGAACTGCGGGTGCGCCTGGTGCGCTCGGCCCTCACGGTGGCGGGGGCCTTCGCCCTCACCTACGCCTTCCGCCTCCGCCTGTGGACCTGGGCCCAGTGGCCCTTCCTGCAGGCCATGGGGCGCCAGCTCAAGCAGGACCCGGCCCGGCTCCAGCCCTGGGCCTTCACCGACCTCACGGAGCCCTTCTTCAGCCTCATGCGCCTTTCGGTGTGGGTCGCCGCCTTCCTGGCCGCGCCCGTGATCTTCCTGCAGGTGTGGGGCTTCATCAAGCCCGCCCTGGGCCCCCGGGAAAGGCGCCTGTTCATCCCCTTCATCCTGGGCACCAGCGGCATGTTCCTGCTGGGCCTGGCCTTCGCCTACACCCAGGCCTTCCGGTTCCTGGGCGATATCCTCTTCCAGGAGGCCGCCGGAGCGGGCCTGCGGGCCAACCTTCACATCGACAGCTACCTGGACCTGTTTCTTTCCACCCTGGTGATCACGGGATTGATGTTTGAACTTCCTGTGCTCACCTTCTTCCTGGCCCGGTTCCGCATCGTCACGGCTGGGATGATGTTGAAATATTGGCGTCATGCCACTCTGGCGATCGTGATCGCCTCGGCGTTCTTCACGCCCGGGGACGTGGTGCTGACGACCGTGTTTTTCAGTCTTGTGCTTCTGGGGCTGTATTTCGTGTCCGTCCTGGTGGCCTGGGCGGCGGGGCCGCGGCGGGCGCGAGGGTAG